The genomic interval gaattgaaccctgtggcacccccatagagactgccagaggtccggacaacaggccctccgatttgacacactgaactccatcagagaagtagttggtgaaccaggcgaggcagtcatttgagaaaccaaggctgtttagtctgccgataagaatacggtgattgacagagtcgaaagccttggccaggttgatgaagacagctgcacagtactgtcttttatcgatggcggttttgatatcgtttaggacgttgagcgtggctgaggtgcacccgtgaccagctcggaaaccagcttgcatagcggagaaggtacggtgggattcgaaatggtcggtcatctgtttgttcacttggctttcaaagactttagaaaggcagggcaggatggatataggtctacaacagtttgggtctagagtgtcaccccctttgaagagggggatgaccgcggcagctttcagatctttaggaatctcagacgatacgaaagagaggttgaacagaccagtaataggggttgcaacaatggtggcagataattttaggaagagagggtccagattgtctagcccagctgatttttaggcatccagattttgcagctctttcagaacatcagctgtctggatttgggtgaaggagaagcggggggagcttgggcaagttgctgcgtgGTGTGCAGAGCTGTtagccggggttggggtagccaggtggaaagcatggccagccgtagaaaaatgcttattgaattgCTCTATtgtcgtggatttatcagtggtgacagtgtttcctagcctcagtgcagtgggcagctgggaggagttactcttattttccatggactttacagtgtcccaaaactttttggaattagtgctgcaggatgcatatttctgttaggaaagtaaaggctagctttttcaaactgacCGTGTGTATTGGTTTCTGACTTCCCTGAAAGTTTCATATCGCGGGGaatattcgatgctagtgcagtacaccacagggtgtttttgtgctggtcaagggcagtcaagtctggagtgaaccaagggcagacgtcaattgttgtacaacatcatggctacgctgttggcatcaccttttacagtggatttctgctgttgtgggcttttaaccatctgtctgacttgttgttcacacaggagagagacgtgactatcgtggatcctctggggagcctcaacaacatcatgatgctgatgaggcagagaagagtctctccacgtcaaaacacctcaagaaacaccagcagagaaccacagggaagaaatctcacttctgctctgactgtgggaaaggttgcaaatcttcatcagaacttaaaatacatcagagaacacacacaggagagaaaccttttagctgtgatcaatgtgggaagagttttactacatctagcgaTCTGACAGTGCActggagaatacacacaggagagaaaccttatagctgtgatctatGTGGGATGAGTTTTAGTCAATCTGGAGCTCTGACCAatcaccagagaatacacacaggagagaaacattTTAGCTGTGGtcactgtgggaagagttttacagcATCTAGCCATCTGaagatacaccagagaacacacacaggagagaaaccttatagctgtaatcaatgtgggaagagttttagtcaatctggAGCTCTGACcaaacaccagagaatacacacaggagagaaaccttatagttgtAATCATTGTGAGAAGAGTTTTCCTACATCTAGccagctgacttcacaccagagaacacatacaggagagaaaccttttagctgtgatcaatgtgataagagatactctgataaaagatctctgatcaaacataAAAAAATGCATACAtgaagttgtttcatgatatcaatgaaataatgtcacaatgtagattgttttaacattgtagtaggagtattttaatgatgtcacaatgtagaatgttttaacattgtagtaggagtattttaatgatgtcacaatgtagaatgttttaacattgtagtaggagtattttaatgatgtcacaatgtagaatgttttaacattgtagtaggagtattttaataatttcacaatgtagaatgttttaacattgtagaaggagtatttcAGTGATGTTCTACCTTTTCCTTTGCCCTGTTCAATTGATtgcagcatgatatggatattagcctcaggggaaaatccaggctctgaattgaaagagtattatttaacaaaaaaagagctgtgttacacttactgcgttggtgacccactttaatcaaaatgcagcacttcaaaatgtagccagctgttttctacaagttgaaaaagctgcttgtttaaaaaaatacatgtaatatgataattgttgcagatgtttgtgtatatattgTTGCAGAtgtaaggaatacctaggataggaatACCTAGGAtgtaaggaatacctaggataggataaagtaatccttctcacccccccccccccccttaaaagatttagatgcactattgtaaagtggctgttccactggatgtcataaggtgaatgcaccaatttgtaagtcgctctggataagagcgtctgctaaatgacttaaatgtaaatgtatatacacacatgaaagcagtataataaattggtctataatcaattgtattaacaatctgacatcactccagtatttctttacaacattcaaatgctaattgtctttattccactactgaagaagcatgactcaaatcacctcatatttcaaacattcagcctgacaaaagatacatgttttattattccatgcctcacaTTAAGTGAAGtattgccaatacatattaacaaaggggtgaacatttggttttgatatttACAATTCAtgtggaaagttactacggatattgcaggagttggttgctgattgtctcaagggtgggcagtcaacaAGTTTTGCTTTTAGCcagtgcgttgccatggatcacaatttattttgacggcacgtttttccgtattggagacTAGTTTTTTGGGGGCTAGTGGGTTTTAGGATTCTATTGAAAGAaaaaggatttaaaaaataatactattgtatattattatttagaaatttgttttttcttgtttttaattgttgacaaccagtagacactatgtttatattggtgaagcattgtagttgattataatgtgaaatggaagttgttttctgttgggggtgagcaaacttgtccaacaaaaatataggatatatttgttgtcttaggggggaaggtgttacaggctttggtttttccatttatgttttgaggttggactttagcacgtatagctcgttagcacgtaggacgcactgattggtgtcacctcgttagtcagtatgtgttacacctgtgctgcttgtccatctcgttagtgggaaggtgtttcacctgagctggtccaggttctatttaagagtgtctggcccagtgatccagttgtcttgatagatttggagagtcaacacctttagttgctccacctttttggtttgcttcctgtctttaagtttggtgtgggtttttgttttcctcttcttgggctgatttagtgggtctcatggtgggtgtgttttaggtcccagttgttgttactagtcaacttccAGTAGACACCCCCATaatgtctttcagaacccctcctaaaaaaacaagcttatattttgggttgggttggatatagcatcatattgtttatatttgaatcaatggcatttccttgtTCATTCATTACAAtgttcattagtctttcagttaTCAGTTGTTGTTGTCTTCTGTTTTTTTATCCTCTAATGTTTATCTATTAAATATTTCTCcttgttttttcctgtgaagccattgtgttgcatccatgtctgacatGTGCTGTGTAATTAAAGCTTGATTTGAATTTAACATATTGCGaaacaaatgaacccaatgactgacaatcaacagactcttggtccatcttaATATAAAAATCAGTatcacttttccagcctgctgaaggtgtggtggagtggtaaacaccacccccggctctaccaggggcttgaggtggtctcccaaagctctgcttatgtcatgttctgtggccttgctgttccatttcctgactgcccctgcaacacagaaacacatttagtcatattatataaaacactcaaagtaatggatatggagcatctatggcctcagttacacctggcacctaaatgtgacttctgtcatctgatcacaCTAAGCtccattaggttcagatctaacAGGATGAGCCTTTGACGCAGTCAGGCCATCAAATATGCAtaagcaatgtaaagagatgTGGGGGAAAGTACATTCTACACAAATTACCTTCATAatatcaaagaacaaatgtgtgtgcctgaggggaaattaactttcatacagccaaatGGGTGAGAAATTGCACCAgtatcagtggacaatttgcactaatgtaaataaacatggATGATGGAACATATTACCTTTTGCTTCTGTGATGAACAGGTAAGTGAacataaatatttaccatctaaaacttgtgtgacctctcacctccggctgtagaagtgttcttcctaaccagtccctcaacagctctctgactgagctccaccctcactgggtcttcagagtcagtcaataaagtgtagagctgctgtctatgctgtctgacaaaatcactattttagtagttcattaaagtaaataaggctttatgactgctgaataccaactatcaatcacttagatcatgtattttcaggtagaaatACATCCTTGAGATGTCCCTAGCCTGTTGAAGTTGACAGTTaaaatggttatggttagggtttagggtagggatgtcccaaggatcccggatagcattgaccattgtgcattcttctgtctcttttacatagcaggtgatGAGTTCTGACTTCTGAATATGAAAATATTAAATATCCTTatttatgtgaaattgaatttttcttgtggtttttaagggtaggtaacaacacatccgcaacgctgatcctcaacacaggggccccaaactatcatggtccaagcacaccaagacagtcgtgaagagggcacgacaaaacctattccccctcaggagactgaaaatatttggcatgggtcctcagatcctcaaaaggttctacagctgcaccatcgagagcatcctgactggttgcatccctgcctggtatggcaactgctcggcctccgaccgcaaggcactacagagggtagtgcgtacagcgcagtacatcacttgggccaagcttcctgcaatccaggacctctataccaggcggtgtcagaggaaggctccacCCCCTCCActgtctgttattatctatgcatagccactttaataactctacctacatttacatattacctcaattacctcgactaaccggtgcccccgcacattgactctgtaccggtaccccctgtatatagtctccacattgactctgtaccggtaccccctgtatatagtctccacattgactctgtaccggtaccccctgtatatagtctccacattgactctgtcccggtaccccctgtatatagtctccacattgactctgtaccggtaccccctgtatatagtctccacatcgactctataccggtactccctgtatatagtctccacattgactttgtaccctctgtatataatctccacattgactctgtaccggtacctcctgtatatagcctccacattgactctgtaccggtaccccctgtatatagcctccacattgactctgtaccgtaacaccctgtatatagcctccacattgactctgtaccggtacctcctgtatatagtctccacattgactctgtaccggtaccccctgtatatagtctccacattgactctgtaccggtaccccctg from Salvelinus alpinus chromosome 2, SLU_Salpinus.1, whole genome shotgun sequence carries:
- the LOC139549284 gene encoding zinc finger protein 664-like is translated as MRSLSYSLVNEEEDCWTEKEALVKEEEEEKDITVKQEVEGEAVTVKEEEKDVSVKEEEDAFRLKEEEDVTVKEEEEEKEEGAVFGVKEEEREMTVTLKKEMEEEEETGFLDSVSQTHLKASDGSNDERALVNTRERRDYRGSSGEPQQHHDADEAEKSLSTSKHLKKHQQRTTGKKSHFCSDCGKGCKSSSELKIHQRTHTGEKPFSCDQCGKSFTTSSDLTVHWRIHTGEKPYSCDLCGMSFSQSGALTNHQRIHTGEKHFSCGHCGKSFTASSHLKIHQRTHTGEKPYSCNQCGKSFSQSGALTKHQRIHTGEKPYSCNHCEKSFPTSSQLTSHQRTHTGEKPFSCDQCDKRYSDKRSLIKHKKMHT